Proteins co-encoded in one Gossypium arboreum isolate Shixiya-1 chromosome 11, ASM2569848v2, whole genome shotgun sequence genomic window:
- the LOC108471133 gene encoding protease Do-like 1, chloroplastic, which produces MAAYSLLSTLSSPFSRSPNRNPKLPPLSLTSTSKPSFLFPTRKLSLPSLHSLIFNQSKNSSNNNSSNSCIVSSAFDSFFILCTSLALSFSLFVTDVGAASAFVVTPPRKLQSDELATVRLFQENTPSVVYITNLAVRQDAFTLDVLEVPQGSGSGFVWDTDGHIVTNYHVIRGASDLKVTFADQTTYDAKVVGFDQDKDVAVLRVDAPKDKLRPIPIGVSADLLVGQKVYAIGNPFGLDHTLTTGVISGLRREISSAATGRPIQDVIQTDAAINPGNSGGPLLDSSGNLIGINTAIYSPSGANSGVGFSIPVDTVSGIVDQLVKFGKVTRPILGIKFAPDQSVEQLGVSGVLVLDAPANGPAGKAGLRPTKRDAYGRLVLGDIITSVNGKKVTNGSDLYRILDQCKVGDKVTVEVLRGDHKEKIPVILEPTPDET; this is translated from the exons TCTCGCTCCCCAAACAGAAATCCAAAGCTTCCTCCCCTCTCTCTCACATCCACTTCTAAACCTTCTTTTCTCTTTCCAACCAGGAAACTCTCTCTTCCTTCTCTCCACAGTCTCATTttcaatcaatccaaaaacaGTTCTAACAATAATTCTAGTAATAGTTGCATAGTTTCTTCAGCTTTCGATTCCTTCTTTATTCTCTGCACTTCGCTTGCTCTATCTTTCTCGCTATTCGTAACCGATGTGGGAGCCGCCTCGGCCTTTGTGGTGACCCCTCCCCGGAAATTACAGTCCGATGAGTTGGCTACGGTTCGTCTTTTTCAAGAGAACACTCCCTCTGTTGTTTATATCACCAATCTCGCCGTCAG GCAGGATGCTTTTACGTTGGATGTGCTGGAGGTGCCACAAGGATCGGGGTCGGGTTTCGTTTGGGACACAGATGGTCACATTGTTACCAATTATCATGTGATCCGTGGTGCTTCTGATCTCAA GGTTACTTTTGCGGACCAGACGACATATGATGCAAAAGTTGTTGGATTCGACCAAGACAAGGATGTAGCTGTATTGCGTGTTGATGCCCCCAAAGACAAACTAAGACCTATACCCATTGGTGTCTCTGCAGATTTACTTGTTGGCCAGAAAGTATATGCTATCGGTAACCCG TTTGGACTTGATCACACTCTTACAACTGGTGTTATCAG TGGGCTTCGCAGAGAGATCAGTTCTGCGGCTACAGGTCGCCCAATTCAAGATGTTATACAGACAGATGCTGCTATTAATCCTGGTAATAGTGGAGGGCCACTCCTAGATAGTTCAGGAAACCTTATCGGGATAAACACCGCTATATATTCTCCTTCTGGTGCAAATTCCGGTGTTGGATTCTCGATTCCAGTTGACACA GTTAGTGGCATCGTTGATCAGTTGGTGAAGTTCGGGAAGGTGACAAGACctattttagggattaaatttgcACCCGACCAATCCGTCGAGCAGTTGGGAGTAAGTGGTGTGCTTGTCTTAGATGCTCCTGCGAATGGTCCAGCCGGCAAGGCG GGTCTGCGACCAACAAAGCGTGATGCTTATGGTAGACTCGTATTGGGTGATATAATAACTTCTGTTAACGGAAAGAAGGTCACCAATGGCAGCGACTTGTACAGAATTCTTGATCAATGtaaagttggtgataag GTTACCGTCGAGGTGTTGCGCGGTGATCATAAGGAGAAGATCCCGGTAATTCTCGAGCCAACGCCAGACGAGACATGA